One Sulfoacidibacillus ferrooxidans DNA window includes the following coding sequences:
- a CDS encoding SDR family NAD(P)-dependent oxidoreductase: MKTIVITGSTKGLGFALATSFLEAGHRVIISGKNQHLLDQAMQNLASHQHRVSAKLCDVRNHQDIVNLWDFATTTWGEVDIWINNAGINQQGDALWELSFDDIERVIQTNLQGMIYGTKVALQGMLQQSHGQIYNVEGFGSDGMQRRGINLYGTTKRALTHFTTACAKEASDTPIQVGLLCPGMMITDLLRDETGHIRNERQTKRIFNILGDRPATVAKFFVPHILHNKKNGAHIVWLTKRKILWRFARSSYHQRDLFED, translated from the coding sequence GTGAAAACAATCGTCATTACCGGTAGCACTAAAGGACTAGGATTTGCACTAGCTACATCCTTTTTGGAAGCGGGTCATCGAGTGATCATCAGTGGGAAAAATCAACACCTACTCGATCAAGCTATGCAAAACCTTGCCTCTCATCAACACAGAGTATCCGCCAAACTTTGCGATGTTCGCAACCATCAAGATATAGTTAACTTATGGGATTTCGCCACCACAACATGGGGCGAAGTCGATATTTGGATCAACAATGCTGGTATCAATCAACAAGGTGATGCATTGTGGGAACTTTCCTTTGATGATATCGAGCGTGTCATACAAACTAATCTTCAAGGGATGATCTACGGTACAAAAGTAGCCTTACAGGGTATGTTACAACAATCGCATGGTCAAATATACAATGTAGAGGGTTTTGGTAGCGACGGCATGCAAAGACGCGGGATCAATTTGTACGGCACAACAAAGCGGGCTCTTACACACTTCACCACCGCATGTGCCAAGGAAGCAAGCGACACTCCAATCCAGGTCGGCTTGCTTTGCCCAGGCATGATGATCACTGATCTATTGCGCGATGAAACGGGACACATACGCAATGAACGGCAAACCAAGCGGATATTCAATATTCTCGGAGATCGTCCAGCTACTGTTGCTAAATTCTTTGTTCCACACATCCTACACAATAAAAAAAACGGAGCACACATCGTATGGCTAACAAAGCGCAAAATACTATGGCGCTTTGCTCGCTCAAGTTACCATCAACGCGACCTATTTGAAGACTGA
- a CDS encoding thiol-disulfide oxidoreductase DCC family protein: MELTPLDQGDKLPRYVLLFDGVCQLCAASVTFVIRHDPSGRIAFAAIQSDAGQRIMQTKCTMMDRDRLLDQQLDSVLWLEQGQLYAKSTAALRVCRQLKRPWPLIYPLFIWIPQGLRDLVYDVVARYRYRIFGKVNACIVPTADIKKRFLT, encoded by the coding sequence ATGGAATTGACGCCGCTGGATCAGGGAGACAAATTGCCTCGCTATGTGTTGTTGTTTGATGGTGTCTGTCAGTTATGCGCTGCATCGGTCACCTTTGTCATTCGTCACGATCCAAGTGGACGTATTGCTTTTGCAGCCATACAATCAGATGCTGGACAGCGCATCATGCAGACTAAATGTACAATGATGGATAGGGATAGGTTGTTAGACCAGCAACTTGATTCTGTATTATGGTTAGAACAAGGGCAGCTCTATGCAAAATCGACGGCAGCACTACGTGTATGTAGACAGTTAAAACGCCCTTGGCCACTGATTTATCCTTTGTTCATATGGATTCCACAAGGATTGCGTGATCTCGTATACGATGTCGTGGCACGCTATCGCTATCGGATTTTTGGCAAGGTCAATGCGTGTATTGTACCAACTGCAGATATAAAAAAACGGTTTCTCACGTGA